Proteins found in one Neomonachus schauinslandi chromosome 1, ASM220157v2, whole genome shotgun sequence genomic segment:
- the FBXW12 gene encoding F-box/WD repeat-containing protein 12, which produces MEFLVPDVPLLKIFSFLDAFSLLQASQVNRCWNRVAENDQLWRNLCLRKWSFCNFSLCLGSQSWKQFFLKQTRLEYRMASVKPEDFIFKEASGNLGILGPMAYLSGHGHPMGGQEKSVVCTVSSKHMLYAWDVQEGTMIWSSPVQQSSIMRLATLPQMHLAFTADLEGTVKVWNCQDEDALATLTMPRACFSLEICLTNDGPFLMVGNSEGDIYTLTVPELRGVSKVSAFKYSVDLLHCSPNKKWIFASGTHQNILPVVFLTESLLKPSEGKSPLSLSIPFSSCCRACWAPRRTSRVTVMHRRGSFKKTGFTTFELMAERTGDRADIQAHQIATFLLPLHMESPIWMGVGDGNMIVFESGPSLFLFTISGHLLQRFEDHQRTIGNLWVDSVHVLTTSMDDSLHLYTWEEEGRYPYLRSCCHLEHLGSDPAPSCYVSKAICDDMSIVCVVSRIRESSILVMYSLHM; this is translated from the exons ATGGAGTTCCTCGTGCCTGATGTGCCGCTGTTGAAAATCTTCTCCTTCCTGGACGCATTCAGCTTGCTCCAGGCTTCCCAAGTGAACAGG TGCTGGAATAGGGTTGCAGAGAATGATCAGCTGTGGAG AAACCTGTGTCTGAGGAAATGGAGCTTCTGCAACTTCTCCCTGTGCCTGGGCTCACAGAGCTGGAAGCAGTTCTTCCTCAAACAAACAAGGCTGGAGTACCGGATGGCATCGGTGAAGCCAGAGGACTTTATCTTCAAAGAAGCAAGTGGGAACCTTG gaATCTTAGGACCTATGGCTTATCTGTCAGGACATGGCCACCCAATGGGTGGACAGGAGAAGTCAGTCGTTTGTACGGTGTCGTCAAAGCACATGCTTTATGCCTGGGACGTGCAGGAG GGCACTATGATCTGGTCCAGCCCAGTCCAGCAGTCTAGTATCATGCGTCTGGCAACCCTCCCTCAGATGCATCTTGCATTCACTGCGGATTTGGAGGGAACTGTCAAAGTGTGGAATTGTCAGGATGAGGATGCCCTGGCTACTCTCACCATGCCTCGGGCCTGTTTTTCCTTGGAAATCTGTCTCACAAATGATGGCCCATTCCTGATG GTAGGCAACTCTGAAGGTGACATCTACACACTGACAGTGCCTGAGCTAAGGGGTGTCTCTAAAGTCAGTGCATTTAAATATAGTGTTGACCTCCTACACTGCTCTCCCAACAAGAAATGGATCTTTGCATCTGGGACACATCAGAATATCTTGCCAGTG GTGTTCCTCACAGAGAGCTTACTGAAACCGTCAGAAGGCAAAAGCCCTCTGTCGCTCTCCATCCCATTTTCATCCTGCTGCAGAGCCTGCTGGGCCCCAAGGAGGACAAGCAGGGTAACAGTGATGCACCGAAGAGGCTCTTTCAAAAAGACAGGATTCACCACCTTTGAGCTAATGGCTGAGAGGACGGGGGACAGAGCAGACATCCAAG CCCATCAGATTGCAACTTTCCTGTTGCCGCTTCATATGGAGAGTCCTATTTGGATGGGAGTCGGAGACGGAAATATGATTGTCTTTGAGAGTGGGCCGTCCCTATTCCTCTTCACCATCAGTGGCCACCTGCTGCAACGATTTGAGGACCACCAGAGGACCATCGGCAACTTATGGGTG GATTCTGTGCACGTCCTCACCACATCCATGGATGACTCTCTGCACCTGTACACGTGGGAAGAGGAAGGCCGTTATCCGTACCTCAGGAGCTGCTGTCACCTGGAGCACCTAGGGAGCGACCCAGCACCGAGCTG